The region CGAACAGATCATCAATGAATCCTGGCCTGCTGGTGTATTTAACGTTGTTTGCGTAAAGAAATAAAACCCTCAAGTAATGCGGCCAAAGTTCTGGATTTGGCTTTTCATTTTTACAGCCCCCTTAGCGACACAAGGGTGCTTTGCACCCCTAGCCGCACTAGGTAGCTCTGGCACTACAGCAGCAACTTCAGCGGGCACTGCTGTAGTTACTGTCGCAGTAGCCAACCCCAGCACAGCGGCTAGTTTGGCCTCTTCCGCTGTAACCGGTAAATCCCCTCTAGAGCATGCGGCATCAGCAGCCACCAAAAAAGAGTGCCATTTTTGGAATGCCTTGGGGTCTAAACCTATTTGCGAAGAGATTCCCATCCCTAACTTTACCGACTACAGCACACCATTACCTGGACCCGATGATCTAGTCGCCATACCAACGAAACCCAAAAACTAGGTAAGCGACTAAAATTAGGCATTACGAGCAATCTTTATAGAAATAAAGCAATGACAACAGAAAACTACTACCTCACTCTCACCTGCCCTAATAAGCCCGGCATTATTGCTGCGGTATCAACTTATATTTTTCAGGCTGGCGGAGATATTGAAGAGGCACAACAGTTTGATGACAAAGCCTCTAAACAATTTTTCATGCGCGTTAGCTTTAGTTGCCCGACTGACGGTAATACCCTCAGATCTGGATTTATAGAAATTGCTAAGCGCTTTGAACTGACTTGGGATTTGCGTGCAGTAAAAGATCTCAAACGCGTTCTGATCATGGCCTCCAAATTAGATCATTGCTTAGTTGATCTTTTATATCGCTGGCGTATCGGTGAGCTACCGATGATTATTTGCGGGATTGTTTCCAATCACCCACGTGAGGTCTATGCCAGCATAGATTTTGCAGATATCCCCTTCTACCATTTACCTGTTACTGCCGAGACTAAGCCTGCGCAAGAGGCCAAGCTCTTGGAAATTATTGCCGATAACAAAGTAGATATGGTGATCTTGGCTCGTTATATGCAAATTCTGTCGGATAACTTATCATCCGAGTTATCAGGACGATGCATCAACGTACACCACTCCTTTTTACCAAGCTTTAAGGGTGCAAAACCCTACCACCAAGCACATGCTCGTGGCATCAAGTTGATTGGCGCAACCGCCCACTTTGTTACCAGCGATTTGGATGAAGGCCCCATCATTGAGCAAGACGTTACTCGAGTCACTCACGGGGATACACCCGAAGATTTGGTACGCAAAGGCAGAGATTTGGAGCGCACTGTGTTGTCACGTGCGCTTCGCTATTACCTACATGACCGCGTATTAATTAATGGCGCAACCTCAGTCGTCTTTTCTGACTAAGGCTTAAGGCCTCACCCCTGGAGATTCTAGGGGTAGTCCTCGCGCTCGCCACGCGAGAAATAATTCGAGCTGGGCCATCTCTGGTGAACCATATTCAAACTGCTTAGCCCTTACTCCGCTCATGCAATTGCGCAGGCGGCGCTGCAAAGACCCCAAAGTCTGCCATTCCAGGCGATAAATAGGATAGGCATTGGGATGGCCTTGCGGTATGGGGCTACCTCCCAACTTCAGACCAGCCCTGTCTTCATGACATTGAGCGCACGATAAATTGAGTTGACCCATTCTCTCGTAAAAATAATCATGACCTTTTTTCAAGTCAACTTTGTTTTGCGCGGTTTCTTTAACTACTATCGGCATGCCCTTTGACTGATTTGCAATATAAGCAGTCAGCGACAGCAGTTCCTTACTCTCATAGATGAGGACTGGCGCCTGTTGTGCACCAACACGGCATTGATTGATTTGCCCCTCCAATGTCTGCAGCTTAGAACCCATGACCTTTGGAAAATGAGTAGCTATGCCCCGCATCGATTTTTTTGCGTCACCGTGGCAGCTTGCGCAGGAGATATTTTTTTGACCAGTGGGAGCATTCCACAAAGCCTCACCATCACCGAGCCAAAACATTGCTGGGTTAAGGCTAGGGTCATCTTGCATGGCCTTATTTTCAGCAGACATCAGTTCATAGCTGGATTGAGGTTTTTTTACCTCG is a window of Polynucleobacter asymbioticus QLW-P1DMWA-1 DNA encoding:
- the soxA gene encoding sulfur oxidation c-type cytochrome SoxA — protein: MRQSFYLKLLIGIFQLSLSAIVLAGTQAEVKKPQSSYELMSAENKAMQDDPSLNPAMFWLGDGEALWNAPTGQKNISCASCHGDAKKSMRGIATHFPKVMGSKLQTLEGQINQCRVGAQQAPVLIYESKELLSLTAYIANQSKGMPIVVKETAQNKVDLKKGHDYFYERMGQLNLSCAQCHEDRAGLKLGGSPIPQGHPNAYPIYRLEWQTLGSLQRRLRNCMSGVRAKQFEYGSPEMAQLELFLAWRARGLPLESPGVRP
- the purU gene encoding formyltetrahydrofolate deformylase gives rise to the protein MTTENYYLTLTCPNKPGIIAAVSTYIFQAGGDIEEAQQFDDKASKQFFMRVSFSCPTDGNTLRSGFIEIAKRFELTWDLRAVKDLKRVLIMASKLDHCLVDLLYRWRIGELPMIICGIVSNHPREVYASIDFADIPFYHLPVTAETKPAQEAKLLEIIADNKVDMVILARYMQILSDNLSSELSGRCINVHHSFLPSFKGAKPYHQAHARGIKLIGATAHFVTSDLDEGPIIEQDVTRVTHGDTPEDLVRKGRDLERTVLSRALRYYLHDRVLINGATSVVFSD